The genomic stretch GCGAAACCGTGGCACCATCCATGATGGGAATTACAGATGCCAGCCTAAACAACATGACACAGCAGCTGATGACACTTTCCATGGAAAGAAAAAGTATGCTTTCTGTTGTGAATGAAAACCATCCCGATGTCAAAAAACTGGATGAGCAAGTAGGACGATTAAGGGAAAACATCTTTGAAAATATCAAGAACCTGGTCGCAAATACGGAAAAGAAGCAGCAAGAAGCCGAGAAAAAACTGGCAGCTTATGATCGGGAGTTTTCCAAGCTCCCGAAAGCGGAGTCCAATTATGCCAATATCTTCAGGGAATTTAAGCTGAGGGAAAATCTCTATAATTACCTGTTGGAAAAGCAGGCAGAAGTCGGTATAGCCAAAGCTTCCAATGTGTCTGATATTTCGGTGGTGGATTATGCAAAACGGGGAAGCTTGATATTTCCGAAGAAGCTCAATAATTATGGCATGGCACTGGTGTTGGGACTTGTTTTGCCTTTAGGTTTCATCTTGTTGTATGATTTTGTGAATGACAAAATACTTGATCAGATTCAACTGAAAAACGCCATCAGGATGCCTTTGCTAGGTACCATTGGTTATAGTGATAAAAAGACAAATATGCTGGTCGCGGAGCATCCAAAATCCATTGCCTCGGAGTCTTTCAGGTCACTTCGATCTGCGCTCTTTTACATTGCCAGTGATAAGAAGTGTAAAAGAATCTTGGTCACTTCCAGCGTTTCCGGTGAGGGGAAAACTTTTGTCAGTTTAAACTTGGCCGCGGCCATGGCCCTGAGTGGAAAAAAAACCTGCGTATTGGGAATGGACCTGCGAAAACCACGAATTGCCCAATATGTAGGGATAAGTAACAAAAGTGGACTTTCTTCCTACCTGGTGGGAAGGTCCTCAAAAGCGGAAATTGTCCATCAAACCGAGCATGAAAATCTCTATTTTATACCTTCTGGACCTGTTCCGCCAAATCCTTCGGAGCTTTTATTGAAACCGCAGCTGCGGGAGCTGATGGCCTCATTGGAAAAGGAATTTGAGGTGGTGATCCTGGATACGCCTCCTTTGGCCCTCGTGTCGGAGACAAAAGACCTATTGCGGTTTTCGGATGTGAATTTGTATATCGTCAGGCAGGATTATACTCGTAAAAAGTACCTCCTTATGATAAATGACTTATATGATAATGACCAAGTCGATAATTTTTACGGAGTCTTCAATGCCGTGAAGGCAAGTGGAAATGATTTTGGTGGTTATAATTACGGTTATGGCTACAATTATTCATTTATTAAAAAAGGATACTATTCGGGATACTATGAAGAAGAACCTGCTTCTGTACCAAAGGGCTGGTTTGCTCGAATGTTGGATCGGTTTAGAGGTTGAGATATTTAAGTGCTCAAGATTTCATGGATAGCACTGGCTTTGAGCAGACATTCTTCATATTCGTATGCTGGGTCTGCATCATAAGTGATGGCGCTTCCTGCGGCGAAAAAGAGGTGCTTGGCTTTGGTGTCTATGATGATACTCCTGATGATGACACTGAAGTCTATATTCCCTTCTTCATCCATATAGCCAATGGTGCCGGAAAACCATCCCCTTTTAAAGTTTTCGTATCGTTCGATCAGTTCCATGCATTTGATTTTGGGAGCACCGGTCATGCTGCCCATCGGAAAAGAAGCAGCTATGATCTCTGCAAAAGATAGGCGTGGGCGGAGGGTAGCAGAAACCGTGGAGATCATTTGATAGACCTGCCGAAAAGGGTAAATGCCGAAAAGTTCATCTACAGTCACCGTACCCGTTTGGGCAATTCTCGCCAAGTCATTTCGCATCAGGTCCACGATCATCAGGTTTTCTGCCCGTTCTTTTTCACTTTGACGTAGCGTTTCTTTCAGCACTTGGTCTTCATCGGGGGTTTGGCCTCTTCGAATGGTTCCTTTGATGGGCTGGGCAATGAGCTTGTTTCCCTGTTTCTTGATAAACCGTTCGGGGGAGG from Echinicola soli encodes the following:
- a CDS encoding GumC family protein — encoded protein: MREAFDIPKFEDDDKPVDIKYYLIKYFRFWPIYLMSIIVALAGMFMYHRYTVEQYEVKGSMLINAAPSPEVRILDRSNIFENPGTLENDMLVFTSKNLAAKALEKVHFDVSYFACTTIKEIELYQKSPIMVEVDWDHVQQEHGLINLTVVGEEEFTLSIADQGLFNHFSTKTSIPKDADILGKTYRFGEVIESSRTKFVVKKEKSMEVGEKLSFIIHNPSSLADYYSNAISVRPQNNYGSVLQVTLRTKVVEKGRDYVNALMNAYMEHDLEKKNQIAENTLQFIEDQMYVVEDSLKLAERRMLDFKVDNKMLDVDSEYGGVLTKIQALEERHQEMDFELEYYKSLETYLSEKKGDYSETVAPSMMGITDASLNNMTQQLMTLSMERKSMLSVVNENHPDVKKLDEQVGRLRENIFENIKNLVANTEKKQQEAEKKLAAYDREFSKLPKAESNYANIFREFKLRENLYNYLLEKQAEVGIAKASNVSDISVVDYAKRGSLIFPKKLNNYGMALVLGLVLPLGFILLYDFVNDKILDQIQLKNAIRMPLLGTIGYSDKKTNMLVAEHPKSIASESFRSLRSALFYIASDKKCKRILVTSSVSGEGKTFVSLNLAAAMALSGKKTCVLGMDLRKPRIAQYVGISNKSGLSSYLVGRSSKAEIVHQTEHENLYFIPSGPVPPNPSELLLKPQLRELMASLEKEFEVVILDTPPLALVSETKDLLRFSDVNLYIVRQDYTRKKYLLMINDLYDNDQVDNFYGVFNAVKASGNDFGGYNYGYGYNYSFIKKGYYSGYYEEEPASVPKGWFARMLDRFRG